A single region of the Triticum dicoccoides isolate Atlit2015 ecotype Zavitan chromosome 2B, WEW_v2.0, whole genome shotgun sequence genome encodes:
- the LOC119363386 gene encoding uncharacterized protein LOC119363386 isoform X1: MAELRPRPSCRLALLACLCLFLLAAAPPLALARAAPAADSIHKLLRSHGLPGGLLPRSVESYTLDEGNGLLEARLSAPCYATYDNGDLAFFDTVVRGNLSFGALRGCEGLAQEELFMWLPVKGILVSDPGSGVILFDIGYAHKRLSRSLFEEPPDCKPSASTSMGAVEAARWRDSPAAGVPGLRERIEAEGGEEHLDQR; the protein is encoded by the exons ATGGCGGAGCTACGGCCTCGCCCTTCCTGCCGGCTTGCCCTCCTAGCCTGCCTGTGCCTCTTCCTGctggccgccgcgccgcccctcgcgCTCGCCCGCGCGGCGCCCGCCGCCGACTCGATACACAAGCTACTGCGCTCGCACGGCCTCCCCGGCGGGCTGCTCCCGCGCAGCGTGGAGTCGTACACCCTGGACGAGGGAAACGGCCTGCTCGAGGCGCGGCTATCGGCGCCGTGCTACGCGACGTACGACAACGGCGACCTGGCTTTCTTCGACACCGTGGTGCGAGGGAATCTCAGCTTCGGCGCGCTCCGCGGCTGTGAGGGGCTGGCTCAGGAGGAGCTCTTCATGTGGCTCCCGGTGAAGGGCATCCTCGTCTCCGACCCTGGCTCCGGCGTCATCCTGTTCGACATCGGCTACGCGCACAAGAGGCTCTCAAGGTCGCTCTTCGAGGAGCCGCCGGACTGCAAGCCGTCTGCCAGCACCAGTATGGGCGCCGTCGAAGCCGCCAGGTGGAGGGATAGTCCAG CTGCAGGTGTTCCTGGGCTGAGGGAGAGGATAGAGGCAGAAGGAGGAGAAGAGCACCTGGACCAGAGGTGA
- the LOC119363386 gene encoding uncharacterized protein LOC119363386 isoform X2, translating into MAELRPRPSCRLALLACLCLFLLAAAPPLALARAAPAADSIHKLLRSHGLPGGLLPRSVESYTLDEGNGLLEARLSAPCYATYDNGDLAFFDTVVRGNLSFGALRGCEGLAQEELFMWLPVKGILVSDPGSGVILFDIGYAHKRLSRSLFEEPPDCKPSASTSMGAVEAARWRDSPGVPGLRERIEAEGGEEHLDQR; encoded by the exons ATGGCGGAGCTACGGCCTCGCCCTTCCTGCCGGCTTGCCCTCCTAGCCTGCCTGTGCCTCTTCCTGctggccgccgcgccgcccctcgcgCTCGCCCGCGCGGCGCCCGCCGCCGACTCGATACACAAGCTACTGCGCTCGCACGGCCTCCCCGGCGGGCTGCTCCCGCGCAGCGTGGAGTCGTACACCCTGGACGAGGGAAACGGCCTGCTCGAGGCGCGGCTATCGGCGCCGTGCTACGCGACGTACGACAACGGCGACCTGGCTTTCTTCGACACCGTGGTGCGAGGGAATCTCAGCTTCGGCGCGCTCCGCGGCTGTGAGGGGCTGGCTCAGGAGGAGCTCTTCATGTGGCTCCCGGTGAAGGGCATCCTCGTCTCCGACCCTGGCTCCGGCGTCATCCTGTTCGACATCGGCTACGCGCACAAGAGGCTCTCAAGGTCGCTCTTCGAGGAGCCGCCGGACTGCAAGCCGTCTGCCAGCACCAGTATGGGCGCCGTCGAAGCCGCCAGGTGGAGGGATAGTCCAG GTGTTCCTGGGCTGAGGGAGAGGATAGAGGCAGAAGGAGGAGAAGAGCACCTGGACCAGAGGTGA